A genomic stretch from Bacillus sp. N1-1 includes:
- a CDS encoding YhcN/YlaJ family sporulation lipoprotein, which yields MKKHILLILPLAIGITACQGENATDSFDHADLTPVKTDPEEYGMNTANSQEKAKKGGFGYIRHTRNTNNMNSQKQPENIAYLDRDRMSDMIGSMAIVLPYVNDVATLVTDEEVLIAYKSTSKDRDATADQVKKTALSVIPRYYHVYVSDEEGMIAEVERYQNASAATGDLDKSIEDTIAKMKKAPQGKKVSDGENENGEMKGEMNEDLNDTGGKEMISK from the coding sequence TTGAAAAAACACATACTGCTTATCCTGCCACTTGCAATCGGAATTACGGCATGTCAGGGAGAAAATGCGACTGATTCCTTTGATCATGCAGATTTAACACCGGTCAAAACCGATCCTGAAGAGTACGGAATGAATACCGCAAACTCACAGGAAAAGGCCAAGAAAGGCGGATTTGGCTATATTCGCCACACACGAAATACAAACAACATGAATTCTCAAAAGCAACCTGAAAACATTGCTTACCTCGATCGTGATCGTATGTCTGATATGATCGGTTCAATGGCCATCGTGCTTCCTTATGTGAATGATGTGGCAACGCTAGTGACAGATGAAGAAGTGTTAATCGCCTATAAATCCACTTCGAAAGACCGTGATGCAACCGCTGATCAAGTTAAGAAAACAGCCCTCTCCGTTATCCCAAGGTATTACCATGTGTATGTTTCAGACGAAGAAGGAATGATTGCGGAAGTCGAACGGTACCAAAATGCCTCTGCGGCAACAGGTGATTTAGATAAAAGCATTGAAGATACCATTGCTAAAATGAAAAAAGCACCACAGGGCAAAAAAGTGAGTGATGGAGAGAATGAAAACGGTGAAATGAAAGGCGAAATGAATGAGGATTTAAACGATACAGGCGGAAAAGAAATGATCTCGAAGTAA